In Nilaparvata lugens isolate BPH unplaced genomic scaffold, ASM1435652v1 scaffold8536, whole genome shotgun sequence, the genomic stretch TATGACAATCCTGCTTTATTCAGCTGTAATAATTTACTGTTGTGGTATttactgtttatttattttatttcactaagatgtttgtaatgtttttagAAATCTTGGACTTTGGCTACCCGCAGAACTCTGACACCGGAGTGCTGAAGACTTTCATCACACAGCAGGGTGTCAAATCACAGAGCAAAGAGGAACaggccgatagtcctagtagttgtttttggtgaagctatgtgacgctggtagtctctcatactgtgcccttcttacactcccaacaacacactaataatagacagtgtatagtgtctatgttgcaaatgagagtgttaactgaagccgatagtcctagtagttgtttttggtgaagctatgtgacgctggtagtctctcatactgtgcccttcttacactcttacactcccaacaacaactaataatagacagtgtatagggtgtctatgttgcaaatgagagtgttaactgaagccgatagtcctagtagttgtttttggtgaagctatgtgacgctggtagtctctcatactgtgcccttcttacactcccaacaacacactaataatagacagtgtatagggtgtctatgttgcaaatgtgagtgttaactgaagccgatagtcctagtagttgtttttggtgaagctatgtgacgctggtagtctctcatactgtgcccttcttataCTCCCAACTACACActgataatagacagtgtatagggtgtctatgttgcaaatgtgcgtgttaactgaagccgatagtcctagtagttttttggtgaagctatgtgacgctggtagtctctcatactgtgcccttcttacatttccaacaacacactaataatagacactAATTAAGATTTTTGGGTGGCTctttggagtaagtgataacgcgcaGGTCTATTAATCAATAGAACcagagttcgaatctcgaccggggcgaACAGACGATTTTGTACTTTCCAACGCACCATTGCTACTGAAATGACATACTATGGACCGTCTGTCAACATTTGTTCCAGGTCAATATCCCCTCCCGTCGCCGATTACTAgcggttcgaaaaacatgcggtTCCTCTGCACCACACTAGAATATGGCCTCTAATTTATTGTAagctcaatcaatcaatcaaattttatttcgtcacaacaaaaataataatcctcaatacaaagttgaaaaaaaacatattgatcaatatttaaataaacaCGAAAAACAACTCTGTCAAAACAAATAACATGTTtggcgctgcctgcaaaaccgaagtttgagtgctggcagcgagtatcgatattaattatcaatataaaacatttcaatgaagaaattaatagatgaaacaagaatgaatatacatatgaaaggaaatataaataaaaaggaaaagtaaATTCAAACGTG encodes the following:
- the LOC120349157 gene encoding AP-2 complex subunit mu-like; this encodes RANIWLAAATKQNVNAAMVFEFLLKVIDVMQSYFGKISEDNIKNNFVLIYELLDEILDFGYPQNSDTGVLKTFITQQGVKSQSKEEQADSPSQYPLPSPITSGSKNMRFLCTTLEYGL